A part of Chroococcidiopsis sp. TS-821 genomic DNA contains:
- a CDS encoding heavy metal-responsive transcriptional regulator, with protein sequence MLIQDSKPLLIGQVTALSGIPIRTIRYYESLGLLQSVGRTEGGFRQFSHDVLTRLSFIKRAQSLGLSLEEIGEILNVHDRGELPCGEVKEKLEEKVIQIDRQVKQLLTLRAELNGLLSGWEDFPAQHEDTICPNIQKENSALHKDW encoded by the coding sequence ATGTTAATTCAAGACAGCAAGCCTTTATTAATTGGACAGGTGACAGCGCTGAGTGGCATCCCAATTAGAACAATTCGCTATTACGAAAGTCTAGGCTTATTACAATCCGTAGGGCGCACCGAAGGAGGGTTTCGGCAATTTTCGCATGACGTACTAACGCGCCTGTCTTTCATTAAACGCGCCCAAAGTCTTGGTCTTAGCCTTGAAGAGATTGGCGAGATTCTCAATGTTCACGATCGCGGCGAACTTCCTTGCGGTGAAGTCAAGGAAAAATTAGAGGAAAAAGTTATACAAATTGACCGCCAAGTCAAGCAATTATTAACTCTACGCGCTGAACTAAATGGCTTGCTTTCCGGTTGGGAAGATTTTCCTGCACAACACGAAGATACAATTTGTCCTAATATTCAAAAAGAAAACAGTGCACTTCATAAAGACTGGTAA
- a CDS encoding class I SAM-dependent methyltransferase, whose translation MQRTPGWYQRFFAWAMAHGHADYEAAVRDRKEKLFADVRGNVLEIGPGTGPNLVYYPRDTHWIGIEPNPYMHFYLKQEAERVGLDIEIRNGTAEKLNVEDNSVDAVVSTLVLCSVNDLEATLKEILRVLKPGGRFYFLEHVAAPQNTRLRKIQNWIAPLWQVLGDGCHPNRETWSVLEKVGFEKLDYEHFQADAVPAIVKPQIIGVATKKT comes from the coding sequence ATGCAACGTACTCCAGGTTGGTATCAGCGCTTTTTCGCATGGGCAATGGCGCATGGACATGCAGATTATGAAGCGGCGGTACGCGATCGCAAAGAAAAGTTATTTGCCGATGTTCGCGGTAATGTTTTAGAAATTGGACCAGGAACCGGACCTAACTTGGTTTACTATCCTCGCGATACGCACTGGATAGGAATTGAGCCAAATCCTTATATGCATTTTTATTTGAAACAAGAAGCCGAACGTGTTGGGTTAGATATTGAAATTCGCAATGGTACTGCGGAAAAACTTAATGTCGAGGATAATAGTGTCGATGCCGTTGTCAGCACGCTGGTTCTTTGCTCAGTAAACGATTTAGAAGCAACACTCAAAGAAATTTTACGCGTCCTCAAACCTGGCGGGCGTTTCTATTTTCTCGAACACGTTGCGGCTCCTCAAAACACGCGACTGCGTAAAATTCAAAATTGGATCGCCCCGCTTTGGCAAGTTTTGGGCGACGGGTGTCATCCCAATCGAGAAACATGGAGTGTATTAGAAAAAGTTGGTTTTGAAAAACTAGATTACGAACATTTTCAAGCAGATGCAGTACCAGCGATTGTGAAGCCACAAATTATTGGTGTAGCAACAAAGAAGACTTAA